TATACTTATTGATAGGCACTTTATGTTCAAAATCTGGATGTCTATGAGAAAAATTTGAATGCTGTTGCCCAACGTCCACATCGATATTAGTAAAACTATACCCTTGCTGTTCCAAGGCTATCTGCAGCTCGGCTATATTGTTTCTTATGAGATCTCTTATTTGCACTGAAGGTGCAGTAATTTGAGCAGATATTATGCCATCATTTAGCACAACTCGAAGCATTACCTTTCCTAAATACTCTGGCTTCAATTGTATGTTCATGCTAGATTCATGCTTGTCCAGTACAGCTATGGCGTTATCTACCATTTGATTTATTATATGACTATCGTCTATATACTGCTGATTGCGCAATACATTGGAAAACACCTGTTGAACATTATCCTGTGCTTTTTCACGTATAATAACATTTGAGATAGTCCCTTGAACCTGCGTTAAATCATCATTTGATCTTTGGTCATCCACACTTTCTTCCAAAGTGCCTTCTCTTCCCTCTTCTGGAGCAATTTTTAAAACAATACCCTCACTAGATTGTACGCTGTTATTATTAGATGTACTATAATCATCAGCAAATACTTGAGTTTGATCTGGAGTATTAGTCGGTATCGCTTCTTCATTAGGAAATAGGGATTTTAGAGACGTAACTGCTACATTTTCATCAGTATTTTTTATACCACTAGCATTTAATTGATCTAAAACCCTATTTGACTTTTTATCACTATTTCCATTATTAACAATCATGTTTATATTTTTATCATTAAGTATAACTTCATGTGCTGCCGTTTCCATGCTAGAAAGTACATTTTTATTATCTATGTTTCTATTTTGTAGATTCTTATCATTTAAGGGACTACCTTCTTTTATATTTACATAACCTGATAACTTGGATATTAGCTCATCGAATCCATCGATATTCTCTTCCAACTTGATCAGCTTATCCATTAAATCAGGTGGTAAAGCTTCTACATCTATATCTTTTAGTATATTCTCTAAGACAAATACCTTATCATCAAATGTGTTATCAGGTATTGACATCTGATATGATTCCATCCCTTTAGATAATATTAAGCTTATATATTCAGCCATAGCCTGAAGAACAATATCTACATCATCTTTGTGCTCATCCCTATCTTTTTGATCCATAAGCTGATCAAAAATCTTTTCGAAATCATCAGATAAATTGCTTGACTTAGATACATTATGGATGGGTTGCCCTTGAGTTTTTGATACTTCGAAGCAATTAAATAGGTTTTGAGCTACTTCAATCATTTCTTTCACCTCCTTTTTAGTTAAGCATCTTTTTAATAATTACAGCTGCCTTTTTAGAATCCATGGCCTCTAAAATTTCTGCACTTTTCTGACTGTTTATGTTTTTTAATATGGTAACTACTAAATCAATATCTGAAGTATTAGATAGTATATCTGCAGCTTTATCGCTGTCCATGTTTTGATATAATTTTGCAATCTCCTTTATATCCTTTACCTCAGATGATAGTTGCTCGTGTAACTCCTGTACTTCTTTTTCCTTCTCCAAAAGATTTTGTTCCCTATCTTTTAATGCCTCTTCCCTTTGCTCCATCTCTGCTTGCGTCTCTTCAAGCTGCCTTTGTAGCAAGTTGAGCTTATCTTGCTTTGCCTGCAGATCTTCAAACTGCTGAGCTAATTGGGCGTCTTTCTTTTCTTCCTTTGACTCAGTTTGTATAAAATTAAAAACTTTTGCAGTCTTCTTTTTTATACCACCTATATCAAGTGCAAATAGTGCATAAAATACTGCCACCAGCAAAATTACTGATATAATAACAATCCATATTTTTCGTTTTTTCGGTACACTGCTATTCATATGTTCTTCCACCTTGACCTACCTTATAGGTTAATAATTCATCGATTATAGCCGCTTCTCTCTTATCCATCTGCTGACAAAACTCCACATACTGTCGATCTTTTAAATCTTTAAGCATATCTATCTCTTTAAATAGATCTATTAACTTTTCCCGTATTGCTTTTATCTGTCCTTCTGTATGCTCTATTTTTTCATACTGCACAGATATATCTTTTTCTATCATGGCATTAAAATCGCTATATGCCCTTAGGAGATTTATAGTAGCCCCATCTGATGCAAATTCATACATATTTTGTACTGACTCTTGCTTTTTTCTATTTAATCCATCTAATACATTTTGCTGCTGTTCAAGATATTCAAGCTGAATGGAAAGTTCGAAGAGCAACTGCTTTTTTTTAGCCAATTTTACATCCATTAAAGTCTGGAGAGTAAACTTAAACTTTTTCATAAATACACATCCTCTAAGACTAATTCTTACATAATTCAGCCATCTTATGAATTGTAATATCCATTTCCTGTGTTTCATCTACTTTCTGCTGCAGAAATTCATTTATGGCATTAATCTTATCCATAGCCTCGTCTACTTCCCTATTAGTTCCTCTGTGATAAGCACCTATGTTTATAAGGTCTCTAGCCTCATTATAAGCTGCCATCAATCGCTTTATATGGGATGCATCAGATAAAACTATATCAGACACTATATCCGGCATAACTCTGCTGACACTAGATAGTACATCTATGGCAGGATAGTGATTACGGTTAGCTAATGACCTGGATAATATTATATGGCCATCTAAAATTCCCCTTACTGTATCAGATATGGGTTCATTAAAGTCATCGCCATCGACTAGTACCGTATAAAGCCCGGTAATAGATCCTTTATCCGAATTACCTGCCCTCTCTAACAGTTTAGGTAGCATTGCAAATACTGAAGGAGTATACCCTCGCGCTACAGGTGGTTCCCCTATAGCCATACCTACTTCCCTTTGAGCCATAGCCAATCGAGTAAGAGAATCCATCATAAGCATAGTGTTTTTACCCTGATCTCTGAAATATTCTGCTATAGCAGTTGCTACCAATGCCCCTTTTATCCTTATAAGAGCAGGTTGATCAGATGTTGCAACTACTATTACTGATTTTTTAAGACCTTCTTCTTTTAGATCCTTTTCGATGAACTCCCTAACCTCTCGTCCACGCTCCCCTATAAGAGCTATTACATTTATATCTGCATCGGCATTCCTTGCAATCATACCCAATAGGGTACTCTTACCTACTCCACTTCCTGCAAAAATGCCCATCCTTTGACCTTGGCCACAAGTCAACAATCCATCTATTGCACGTATGCCAAATCTCAATGGTTTATGAATCCTTTGCCTCTTTAATGGATTAGGAGGTGAGTTTGAGATAGATATCCAGTCTTTAGCTTTTATTATCCCCTTCCCATCTATCGGATTGCCAAGTCCATCCAGGACTCTGCCCAATAGTTCTTTTCCTACCGGCAGCATAAATGGTTGATTGGTGGATATTACCAAACTACCTGGACCTATGCCTTTAAGTTCACCTAAAGGCATAAGAAGCACACGCTCATTTGAGAACCCTACAACTTCCGCATTTACATAGTCTTTCTGATCTAAACTATATAAATGGCATACCTCACCTAATTTAACAGCCGGTCCCCTTGACTCAACAGTAAGACCTACTACCTGCGTTACTTGACCACTAAATTCTATTGTCTGAACTTTTTTTAAGATATTACTATATTCATTAAATGAAATATGCCCATTCATATCTTATTCCCCTATTCATCCTTTTCTTGTACAGACATAATCGATAAAAAAGCTTTTTGTATCTTTGATATCTGTTTCTCAATGCTGCCATCTATGATACCTAAATCGGTATCAGCTATACAACTGCCCCTTTTTAAAAATTTATCTTCTACTATTTCCATATCTTTAACGCCGGGAACCACTGATAATAGATAATCCTTTTTAGATATAACTATAGGGTAATCATAACTACTTACCCTAAGCTTTATACAACTTGAGTTTTTGCTTTCCTCTAGTATTTTTTGAGCAAGCTTTAAAAACAGAGTCTGATCCCCTTCTAATGCACTATTTAAAACTTTTGTTGCTATATCTATAGACAGTCGCACCATATCATTCTCGCATGTCTTATATAATGCTCGCTTTTCCTGTTGGAAATCTTCATAGAGTTTATCTAACTTATTAAATTTATTCTGGAACTGTGCCTCTGCCTCAGCTTTTCCCTTTTCATAACCTGCTTTATAACCATCTTCAAGCCCTTCATTATATCCCTTTTCATAACCTTCTCTTTTGCTTGTTTTCATAATATCATGTGCTTGTTTGGCAGCATCAACCAGTATAGCATCGGCATTTCGATTTGCTTTGTCTAACATATTTTTAATTTTGATTTCAGCTGCCCTATAGCTAAAATCAGATATGGAATCATCCTTATCTACTTTTTCATCATTTAGATCTGTATATAAAGGCATATATTGATTTTTTAGCAATACTGTTTCTCCATTATTTATAACAGCATTTTTATATTTTAATACATTAGACAATTACCTCATCTCCTCCCCCGCGGGCTATTACAATTTCGCCTGCATCTTCAAGCCGCCTTATTATATTAACAATCCTCTGTTGTGCTTCCTCTACATCGCGAAGCCTCACAGGGCCCATAAATTCAATATCTTCTTTAATCATCTCTTGCAGACGTTTTGACATATTAGAAAATATAACCTTACTTACATCGGAACTAGAACCCTTGAGGGCAAGCGCTAAATCATTGTTATCAACTTCCCGAAGGAACCTTTGTATGGATCTATTATCCAGGGTAACAATATCTTCAAATACAAACATACGCTTTTTAATCTCTTCGGCCAATTCGCTATTTTTTATCTCTAAAGTCTCCATTATATGCTTTTCAGTACCCCTATCTACAGACAAGAGTATATCAACTACGCTTTGTACTCCTCCTGCAGTAGTAAAATCAGATGTTACCATAGAAGATAACTTTTTCTCTAGCACTCTCTCCACATCCTTTACTACATCAGGAGATGTACGATCCATAAGGGCAATCCTCGACGCAACATCTGATTGTTTTTCAGGTGGTAGAGCAGACAATATAGCTGCTGACTGCTGAGGACTAAGATATGCCAATATAAGAGCAATTGTTTGAGGATGTTCATCTTGAATAAAATTCAAAAGTTGAGAAGGATCTGCCTTTCTGGCAAAGTCAAAAGGCCTTACCTGCAAAGAAGATGTTAGCTTGTTTATAAGCTCTACAGCCTTTTCATTGCCAAGAGCCCTCTCCAATACTTCTTTAGCATATCCTATACCACCTTCAGCTATATAGTTTTGAGCCAGACACATATCATAAAACTCCTCTAATACCGTATCCTTTGTTTCAGGCTCTACCTTCCTCATATTAGCTATTTCAAGTGTTAATTGTTCTATCTCATCTTCGTTTAAATATTTATATATTTCAGATGCACTGTTTGATCCTAATGTAATCAACAGTATGGCTGCCTTTTCTCTACCACTCAATTCTCCCTTATTTCTAACTGACATATCAAGTATCCCTCACTTTTAATCCTCATTAAGCCAATTTCTAAGCAGCTGAGCCACTGCATCCGGACGTTGGGATGCAAGCTTTTCCAGCTGAACCTTTACCTGATTTTGTTCAGTAGCTTCTAGATCAATCTCAGGCACCTGCTGCTCTTCATCTTGCTCCTTCTGCTCTGCTTCCTGTTCCATCTGTTGTTCTATAAGCTCTTCCTCAACCCTTTTTCTTCTTCTCATTATTATAATTAATGCCATTATTAATACAGCTGCAATTGTAGCTATAATACCTAGCATCATTGGACTAAGGGTCTTGTTAGACTGTTCTTTTTGATTAAAGGCATCTAATATATCCTGCTTCATAGAATCATCAAATTTCATACTATACACTGTCACCCGTTCTGGATCTGTGCCTACAGCATTGGTAACCAGCTCTTTTACCTGATTCAATGTCTGCATATTTAATTGCTCATTATCAATAATAACTGAAATAGACAAATCCTCAATTTTACCCTGCTGTTCTTCAATCTTTTCTTTTATTTCATTTACTTCATAATTGGTAGTTACTTGGTTTTTATCATATGTACCTTGTTCACCTTCCTGAAGCTCAGGATATTGAGTTGTATTATTGGTCTCCCCTGCAACTCCACCAGCAGCTCCATTTTGAACCTTTTCCTTTAGCTCTTCTCTGCTAACTACTATCCCTTGATCATCTATAACTGGTTGAAAAGTAACAGATTCGGTAGTTTTTTTATCAAAATTTAATTTAACATTTACTGTAGCAGCTACTTTCTTATATCCAAATACAGGTTCTAGTAAATCCGTAACCTGCTTTTTTAATTCTTGTTGCAATTGCTTTTGTAAATCAAAATTACTACCTAGAATATTGTAGTCTTCATTACCTTCATGATTTAGTACATTTGCATTCGTATCAAGTATTGTGATATCCTCTTCTTTTAATCCTGGTACGCTTTTGGCCACTAAGTGTTCAATATTTTTCGCCTGTTCCAGGGTTATTTCACTTCTAGGATCTAACTTTACTATGACTGAAGCAGTAACTGGAATCTGCTCACTTTTAAGAACAAATGAATCGGTTTTCGGCATACTTATGGTCACTATGGCATCTTCAACGCCTTTAAGCATTTTTATTGAACTTGCAAGCCTTTCTTGCAGTTGAAATGTCAAAATAGCCTGCCTATCTTCGTCCGTCTGTCCGAAATTACCTTTTGAAAAAAAGAGGTCATAATTAAAACCTGATTTAGGATAACCCTGCTGCGTCAGCTCCATCCTAATATCTGCCTCTTTTTCTTTTGGAACCATTATAGTTGACGTTCCTTCTATCTTTGGTTCAACCTTCATTTCTTTTAATTTTTCATATACCTCTGCCGATTCTTGTGCATCTAGCTGGCTGTATAACACCACATATTCTGTTCTATTAAGCATTATAATTGCAATTATTACTATAGTGATGCATATAGCGACCGTAATTATAAAATTTCTTTTTTGATTTTTTTCTAGTTTTGTCCAAAATTCGTTTAACTGTCTTTTTATAGAACCCAATCCCTCTGGCATCTTATCCCCACTTTCACACGACAAAAGTACCCAAAAATGTGGGAAAACCCCACAAATCCGAATATCAAACATTTTTATTATATAATATTTAAATTTCCAGCGGAATGAGCCTTTCGACCTATTTAGCCATTAAACTCGGTTTTACAACTGCATTCGCATAATTTCCTGGTAAGCCTCTATTACCTTGTTCCGCACCTGCACTGTAAACTGCAATGCTATATCGGCCTTTTCAGCATCAATCATCACCTTATGTAAACTATCTATTTGACCAGTAGATAATAAATTGTTATTTTGATAATCTGTAGACTGCAAAGCTTTAAGTTCACCAACAGCTTGTCCAAGCATATCTTTAAAACTAGTAATGTTAGCAATTTTCTCTCCTCTGCCTACAGACCATTTTGTAGAATTTTGTAGAGATATATCATCAATCCTCAAAGCTACTACCTCCTTATCTGCCTATTTCCAGTGCCTTCATAGCCATCGTCTTTGTAGCATTAAATGCTGTTACATTGGCCTCAAACGATCTTGTAGCGGACATCATATCCACCATCTCCTTTAATGTATCCACGTTTGGAAGCTCTACATATCCGTCTTCATTGGCATCTGGATGACTTGGGTTATATACCCTTTTAAACGGTGTAGGATCTTTTGAAATGTGCACTGCCTTGACACCAGTACCTGAAAATTGCTGGCTAGTTTCATTTAGGTATTCTCCAAATGACTTTGTTTTTGATCGTTCCTGTACTACTACTAAATTTCTACGATATGGTGTTCCTTCCTCAGTTCTGGTAGTATTTGCATTTGCAATATTTTGGGAAATTACGTCCATGCGAAGTCTCTCAACTGTAAGCCCTGAAGCACTTATATCAAATGGTTGTAAAAAATTCATCGTCACCGTCTCCCTTCACTTATTACCATCTTTAGCCTTTGAAACTCTTTAGATGCTTTTAATCTAAGAGCATCGTAGTATATGGTGTTTTTAGCAAGTTCACTCATCTCCACATCTATATCCACATTGTTCCCGTCCATTCTCATCTTTGTACCATAGGTATTTTTTATTTTAGGAGCTGAATGTTGTATATCCATATGGCCAATATCCATATGCTTTTCCCGTGTTTTTATCCCCTTTATACCTTGTACATCCAGTGCCTGCTTTAACTCATCGGCAAAGGCAACATCTTTTCTTTTGTACATTGGGGTATCTTCATTAGCTATATTATTTGCTATTATCTGATTTCTCAGCCATGAGCCATCTAGAGCCTTTTCCAAAGTAGCCGTTCTAAAAAACATACCATTTTCCATATTAATATACTACCTCCTTTCTTTATGTATAAAAAATATCATTTTCAACATATATCGACTACATTTTACCTTTTATATATAATTAAAACATATTTTCCACCAAAAAGCAATGAATAAAAATAGAACCCCGAAGGGTTCTATTATTCTAAATCAGATTCCATTATTTCACTTATGGCTTCAAATACGCTATCAAGCTCATCATCATCATCTATAGTAACATATATATCCTCATCATTTTCATCTTGCTCTATCCTAAGAATTACTATGCCATCATCGTCTTCTTCATCAACTGGCCCTAAAACTATATAATCATGTGCCCCATACTCAAGAGTCATAATATATTCAAACTGTACTATATCATCATTTTCATCTACAAGCTCTATTATGTTATCCTGCTCTACCATGATAATTATTCTTCCTTTCTCTTATTATTTAAATAATCAAGGTATCCCTGAAGAATAAGCATAGCCGCCATTTTATCAACTTTTTTTTTGCGCTTCCTTCTACTCATATCGGCTTCAATCATAATCTTGTGAGCGGATACTGTAGTAAGTCTCTCATCCCAATAGACAATTTCTGTTTCTAGATTGTCTTTTAACATATTCCCAAATTGAATTACTTTCTCACTTTGGGGACCAAGCGTGCCATTCATATTTTTAGGGAGACCTAGAACTATACTTTCCGGCTTATACATCTCAACCATTTTAGATATCTTCTTTATGTCAGTCTCATCATCCTTACGTTCTATGGTTCCGATACCCTGAGCTGTCCAGCCCAGTTGGTCGCTTACAGCCACTCCAATCCATCTATCTCCTACATCCATGGACAAAATCCTCAACAACTTTTCCTCCTAAACTAATATAACCGTGCAGCCGATTATTTATGAATAAAACTACAATAGCCATACAATACTTACCCTTAAATATATCAAGTAGTAAAGATAGGATATCTGTAGTATTATAAATCTTTAATATTTTGCTCCATATAATACCGTATTAATTCTTCCAGAAGCTCGTCCCGTTCCAAACGTCTAATTAATGAACGTGCATTGTTATGGCTAGTAATATAAGTAGGATCACCAGATATAAAATATCCTACCAGCTGATTAATAGGATCATATCCCTTTTCCCTCAGTGCATCGAATACCTTTAGGAGTATATCATGTGGCGTATCTGATATATCTTTTGCAATTCTAAACTGCACAGTTTCCTGACGATCACGATCCATAAAACATACCTACTTTCCAATATCTACTTAATATCTATAATACTTCATTTATTGGTTTTTTTCAAACATTAAATTTAATTATTATTGTTTTTGTTTTTATTAAGCTAACTGGGTTGCCAATATTTTTTCTACATATTCCAATGCTTTATCAACCTTACTTGGATCTTTGCCTCCCGCCTGAGCCATATCGGGTCTTCCACCCCCGCCTCCTCCGGCCACTTTTGCAACTTCCCTTATGAGATTACCAGCATGAATACCTTGTTTGACAACATCCTTTGTAGCTGCGGCAACAAAAAACACCTTGGATCCTTGAGTTGAAGCCAATACCACAATACCTGAACCTAATTTATCCCGCAAAACATCCGCCATTTTTCTTAGCCCATCCATATCCTGTTCATCAAGTTTAACTGCTATATAACTTATACCGTTTACCTCTTTCTTATGCTTCAGTATATCATCCAAAGAATTGATGGCAAGCTTACTCCTAAGCATATCTATCTCCCTTTGCTTATCCTTTATCTGCCCAATTAGCATATCGATTCTTTTAGGTAAGTCCTGTGTGCTAGTCTTTAATTCTACAGTCATCTCTTTAAGTATATCATCAAGCCTTACCATATGCATATAGGCATTCATGCCTGTTATTGCTTCTATCCTTCTAATACCTGCAGCAACACCAGACTCACCTAATATCTTAAATACTCCCGCCTGGGCAGTATTTTTAAGGTGTGTACCACCACATAATTCTATGCTAAAATCATCTATTTTAACTACCCTTACTATATCGCCATATTTTTCGCCAAATAATGCTGTAGCCCCCATATGCTTTGCATCATCAAAAGATGTTTCAATTGTCTCTACATCCATAGATTCCAGTATTTTTTCATTTACTATCTTCTCTACCTTTGCCAATTCCTCGTCGCTAAGGGGTGCAAAATGAGAAAAATCAAATCTAAGTTTATCTGGAGCAACAAAGGACCCTGACTGCTCTACATGATTCCCTAGCACCTCTCTTAAAGCTTTATGCAAAAGATGGGTACATGTATGATTTCTAGTAGCTGCCATTCGTAGATTCTTATCTACTTTTGCCGTTACTTCTTCACAAGTAGATATGGTACCTTCTACTACTTTACCTTTGTGAATAATACGATTCCCATATATCTTTTGTGTATCTTCAACAACTATTTTCCCATTATCACCTTTTATTATGCCCTTATCTCCTACCTGGCCTCCACTTTCTCCATAAAAAGGTGTTTTATCTAACAATAGAATCACATTGTCATCTTTTTCAGCCTTTTCGCAAAGTTCATTATCCTTTATTATATTAATCACTTTACTTTTAGTTTCAAGAACATCATAACCCTTAAAAGCAGTAGAAATATCAGTATCTATTACATCATATAAATTATCTTCTGTTCCCATATAATTAGTCTCATGCCTAGCAGACCTCGCCCGTTCACGTTGAATTTCCATTTCTTTTTTAAAACTTGACTCATCAACGTCCATGTTATGCTCTGCAAGTATCTCCTTTGTTAGATCCAATGGGAAACCATAGGTATCATATAATCTAAATGCCCTTTCTCCGTCTAATTGATGTATATTATTTTTATCCATATCTTCTATAAATGTCTGTAGTATGGATAAACCTTGATCTATGGTTTGATCAAAGCGCTCCTCTTCCATCTCGATTACCTTTAATATATAATCTCTTTTTTCCTTAAGCTCAGGATACGCCTTATGTGACTCCCTTATTGCAATATCAGCTATCTGACTCAAAAAGGGCCTATCTATACCAAGCAATTTGCCATGCCTTGCCGCACGTCTAAGCAGTCTTCTAAGTACATAGCCTCTTCCTTCATTAGAAGGAAGAATACCATCTGATATCATAAAAATAGTCCCACGAATATGATCAGTTATTACTCTTAAGGAAATATCTGTCTTTTTGTTCTGCCCATATTGTACTCTTGCTATGTCACTAACTCCCTCCATGATCTTCCTTATAGTGTCTACTTCAAATAGAGAATCTACCCCCTGCATAATTGCAGCGATCCTCTCCAATCCCATACCCGTATCTATATTGGGATGTGACAGTCTAGTATAATTGCCTTCTTCATCCTTGTTAAATTGTGTAAAAACCAGATTCCAAAATTCTACAAATCTATCACAATCGCATCCTATAGCACAATCTTCCTTGCCGCATCCCTTATCTGGCCCCCTATCAAAGTATATCTCAGAACATGGACCACAAGGGCCTACGCCTATTTCCCAAAAATTATCCTCCTTACCCATACGCACAATACGCTCAGCAGGAACACCTATTTTATCATGCCAAATATCAAATGCTTCGTCATCGTCTTGGTAAATTGTAACCCATAATTTGTCTACAGGTAGTTTCAAATCTTCAGTAATGAACTCCCATGCCCAACTAATAGCCTCTTCCTTAAAATAATCTCCAAAAGAGAAATTACCTAGCATTTCAAAGAATGTACCATGTCTAGCAGTTATACCTACTCTTTCAATGTCTGGAGTTCGAATACATTTTTGGCATGTAGTAACTCGCTTCTTTGGAGGTACTTCCTGCCCCGTAAAATATGGTTTAAGAGGCGCCATACCTGCGTTTATCAATAATAAACTTTTATCGCTTTTAGGTACAAGCGAAAAACTAGGAAGTACCAAATGTTCCTTACCCTCAAAAAATCTTAAAAATCTCTCTCTTACCTCGTTTAATCCCAGTTGTTCCATAAGAATTCCCTCCGTTTTTTGCTGCCAATTTTAAAGAATAAGCGCCCCATTCCTATTTGGAAGGGACGCACACATATGTGCTAATTGATTTTACCGAAACACTCACTCTAAACTGAATTATATAAAAGCTAGTTATATTTGTCAATATAAATAAAAATGATCTACAATTCACAATATGGACTATATTGGTATAAAACTTAAGTAGGCTTATGCTATACTCCTAGAAATTATTTTAACCTATAGAAACAATACTCCTATATAAATTTTTAAGTATTATTCTAAGTGTAAGCATAACAGGTATAGCTAGGAACATGCCCCCTATCCCAAAGAATAAACCACCTATCCACAAACCTAATATTATATATACGGGATGTATCTCCATATGATGCCCCATCATCTTAGGCGTTATTACATTACCCTCTAGCTGTTGCACTATAATAACTACTATAATAGTCCATACAAATTTCTGGGGACTGCTTAACAATGACATTATAGCCGCAGGAATAGCCCCTAAGACCGGTCCAAAATATGGTATTATCTCAAATATTCCGCAAATAAGACCTAGCACCAGCGCATATGGAAGCCTTATTATCAAAAACCCTATAGTGGAAAATATACCTATTATCAATGATATAAAGAGCTGTACCCTTATAAACTGTCTAAGTACCATATGTATCTCTGATACCATTTGTATAATATTCGGTCTCCATTTATATGGAAGAATATTTATGCTAATTTCCTTAAAATGCTCTCTATCCTTTAAAAAATAATAGCTTATAATAGGTACCATAAATAATTCACCGATATGCATTATCCTGTCTATTATGTTACTTACAAATGAGGTAATCCCTCCAATGATTTTTGCTTGTAGCTTTTGTATATACTGATGTATGCTAAGCATTAAAGTATCTGGTAAATCTATTTTTTCAAATTTAAGCTGCAAGTTTTCTATAAAATCTTGTATTTGCAATGTAAACTTAGGAAGATTCTTTATAAATGTGTTAAACTCTCGCCCTAGAATGGGCATGAACAATAAGATAAACAATATAAATACAAGTGCTATGGTAATAAATAATACAAGTGCTGCCAAATATGAAGGCATCTTTTTCTCTAATGGCTCAACTAACGGTACTAGAATATACGCTAATGCAGCAGAATAAAAGATTATCTTAAGTACACTTATAACCTTCGTCCATTTCCATATTATTATACTGCCTAAAATTATTATTACCAATAAGAACAATACAATATTTCCCCATTTAATTTTCCTTTGCATATTTTATTTCCTTTATCTTAACAAATTGAAAAGGGACATAAGTCCCTTCTATTTTTTTAACGTTATACGATAAAATCCATCTACTATATTTCTCCCGCCATCAAGTATCCTTCTCCTTGTTCTTTTATCCAAACGGGGCATTA
This region of Xylanivirga thermophila genomic DNA includes:
- the alaS gene encoding alanine--tRNA ligase → MEQLGLNEVRERFLRFFEGKEHLVLPSFSLVPKSDKSLLLINAGMAPLKPYFTGQEVPPKKRVTTCQKCIRTPDIERVGITARHGTFFEMLGNFSFGDYFKEEAISWAWEFITEDLKLPVDKLWVTIYQDDDEAFDIWHDKIGVPAERIVRMGKEDNFWEIGVGPCGPCSEIYFDRGPDKGCGKEDCAIGCDCDRFVEFWNLVFTQFNKDEEGNYTRLSHPNIDTGMGLERIAAIMQGVDSLFEVDTIRKIMEGVSDIARVQYGQNKKTDISLRVITDHIRGTIFMISDGILPSNEGRGYVLRRLLRRAARHGKLLGIDRPFLSQIADIAIRESHKAYPELKEKRDYILKVIEMEEERFDQTIDQGLSILQTFIEDMDKNNIHQLDGERAFRLYDTYGFPLDLTKEILAEHNMDVDESSFKKEMEIQRERARSARHETNYMGTEDNLYDVIDTDISTAFKGYDVLETKSKVINIIKDNELCEKAEKDDNVILLLDKTPFYGESGGQVGDKGIIKGDNGKIVVEDTQKIYGNRIIHKGKVVEGTISTCEEVTAKVDKNLRMAATRNHTCTHLLHKALREVLGNHVEQSGSFVAPDKLRFDFSHFAPLSDEELAKVEKIVNEKILESMDVETIETSFDDAKHMGATALFGEKYGDIVRVVKIDDFSIELCGGTHLKNTAQAGVFKILGESGVAAGIRRIEAITGMNAYMHMVRLDDILKEMTVELKTSTQDLPKRIDMLIGQIKDKQREIDMLRSKLAINSLDDILKHKKEVNGISYIAVKLDEQDMDGLRKMADVLRDKLGSGIVVLASTQGSKVFFVAAATKDVVKQGIHAGNLIREVAKVAGGGGGGRPDMAQAGGKDPSKVDKALEYVEKILATQLA
- a CDS encoding AI-2E family transporter: MQRKIKWGNIVLFLLVIIILGSIIIWKWTKVISVLKIIFYSAALAYILVPLVEPLEKKMPSYLAALVLFITIALVFILFILLFMPILGREFNTFIKNLPKFTLQIQDFIENLQLKFEKIDLPDTLMLSIHQYIQKLQAKIIGGITSFVSNIIDRIMHIGELFMVPIISYYFLKDREHFKEISINILPYKWRPNIIQMVSEIHMVLRQFIRVQLFISLIIGIFSTIGFLIIRLPYALVLGLICGIFEIIPYFGPVLGAIPAAIMSLLSSPQKFVWTIIVVIIVQQLEGNVITPKMMGHHMEIHPVYIILGLWIGGLFFGIGGMFLAIPVMLTLRIILKNLYRSIVSIG